GATTCGATGCCAAACCCGTTGCCTGGTCCGGACTTATCGGCGGCAGCACGGCCACAGTCTCGGTCAAGTCGCCGCGCCCGGTCGCCCAGATGGCGACGAGAGCGTTGCGGTCGGCGTCGAATGCATATCGGGTCACGCCGCACAGTGTCGCCCATCGGCTGCTGCCGCGCCTGCGCAATGGGGTCCTTTGGCGTTCGCACAGCGGCGATTCCGGGTGCAGCGGGTGGGTGCGCCGAGTGCCGGGCGTTCGCGGTGGAAGAATCGGTGGCGGTATATCCACTGGCTGAAGGACTGCAGATGACTCTCGATCATGGTGACCCGGGCGATGCGCCGTCGATTCCGCAGCCGACCGGGCCGGTGGTGAATGCCACACGTCCCTCGGCGGCGGAGGAGGCGAGGACCGTTGCGGCGTCGGGGAATACGGCGACGCTGGCGAGTCTGAGCGAGGACGGAACGCCGTGGGCGTCGTTTGTGACCTATGGGCTGCTGGCGGGTCAGCCGGTGCTGTGTGTGTCCCGGATGGCCGAGCACGGACGGAATCTGGCGGCGGATCCGCGGGCGAGTATTTCGGTGGTGGCGCCGGATATGCCGTCGGATCCGCTGGCGGGGACGCGGATCACGCTTGCGGGTGTGGTGGAGCGGCCGGAGGGTGCGGAGGCGGTTGCTGCGCGGGAGGCGCATCTGGCGGCGGTGCCGGCGGCGAAGTACTACATCGATTACAGCGATTTCTCGGTGTGGGTGTTGCGGGTGAATCGGGTTCGGTGGGTCGGCGGGTATGGGCGGATGGATTCGGCGTCGGCTGAGCAGTATGGGGCGGCTGCGCCGGATCCGGTGATTCCGGTGGCGGCGCGGGCGATCACGCATCTCAACGATGATCATGCCGATGCGTTGCTGTCGATGGCGCAGGTGCTCGGCGGCTACCCCGATGCCACAGAGGCCAGTTGTGAGCGCGCGGACCGCTACGGTCTCGACCTCCGCGTCGTCACGCCGCGTGGCATCGCCCGGACCCGTGT
This DNA window, taken from Nocardia sp. XZ_19_385, encodes the following:
- a CDS encoding HugZ family protein translates to MTLDHGDPGDAPSIPQPTGPVVNATRPSAAEEARTVAASGNTATLASLSEDGTPWASFVTYGLLAGQPVLCVSRMAEHGRNLAADPRASISVVAPDMPSDPLAGTRITLAGVVERPEGAEAVAAREAHLAAVPAAKYYIDYSDFSVWVLRVNRVRWVGGYGRMDSASAEQYGAAAPDPVIPVAARAITHLNDDHADALLSMAQVLGGYPDATEASCERADRYGLDLRVVTPRGIARTRVGYAEPIDAVDELRAATVELARRSREG